The proteins below come from a single Corylus avellana chromosome ca3, CavTom2PMs-1.0 genomic window:
- the LOC132173500 gene encoding elongation factor 2 produces the protein MVKFTADELRRIMDYKHNIRNMSVIAHVDHGKSTLTDSLVAAAGIIAQETAGDVRMTDTRADEAERGITIKSTGISLYYEMTDEALQSYKGERHGNEYLINLIDSPGHVDFSSEVTAALRITDGALVVVDCVEGVCVQTETVLRQALGERIRPVLTVNKMDRCFLELQVDGEEAYQTFQRVIENANVIMATYEDPLLGDVQVYPEKGTVAFSAGLHGWAFTLTNFAKMYASKFGVDESKMMERLWGENFFDPATKKWTSKNTGSPTCKRGFVQFCYEPIKQIINTCMNDQKDKLWPMLTKLGVTMKSEEKDLMGKALMKRVMQTWLPASSALLEMMIFHLPSPSKAQRYRVENLYEGPLDDAYANAIRNCDPDGPLMLYVSKMIPASDKGRFFAFGRVFAGRVSTGLKVRIMGPNFVPGEKKDLYVKSVQRTVIWMGKKQETVEDVPCGNTVALVGLDQYITKNATLTNEKEVDAHPIRAMKFSVSPVVRVAVQCKVASDLPKLVEGLKRLAKSDPMVVCTIEESGEHIIAGAGELHLEICLKDLQDDFMGGAEIIKSDPVVSFRETVLEKSCRTVMSKSPNKHNRLYMEARPMEEGLAEAIDDGRIGPRDDPKARSKILSEEFGWDKDLAKKIWCFGPETTGPNMVVDMCKGVQYLNEIKDSVVAGFQWASKEGALAEENMRGICFEVCDVVLHADAIHRGGGQVIPTARRVIYASQITAKPRLLEPVYLVEIQAPEQALGGIYSVLNQKRGHVFEEIQRPGTPLYNIKAYLPVIESFGFSSTLRAATSGQAFPQCVFDHWDMMASDPLEAGSQASQLVADIRKRKGLKEQMTPLSEFEDKL, from the exons ATG GTGAAGTTCACAGCAGACGAGCTTCGTAGGATTATGGACTACAAGCACAATATTCGTAATATGTCTGTTATTGCGCATGTTGATCATG GGAAGTCTACACTTACGGATTCTCTTGTGGCTGCTGCTGGTATCATTGCACAAGAAACTGCAGGTGATGTCCGGATGACAGATACTCGTGCGGATGAAGCGGAGCGTGGCATAACAATTAAATCTACTGGTATCTCCCTCTACTATGAGATGACTGATGAGGCTCTGCAGAGCTACAAGGGAGAGAGACATGGGAATGAGTACCTTATCAATCTCATCGATTCCCCCGGGCATGTTGACTTCTCATCGGAGGTTACTGCTGCTCTTCGCATTACTGATGGTGCACTTGTGGTTGTTGATTGTGTCGAAGGTGTTTGTGTCCAAACAGAAACCGTGCTTCGACAGGCCTTGGGAGAAAGGATTAGGCCTGTCTTGACAGTTAACAAGATGGACAGGTGTTTTCTTGAGCTCCAGGTTGATGGAGAGGAGGCTTACCAAACATTCCAGAGGGTTATTGAGAATGCTAATGTCATCATGGCTACATATGAAGATCCCCTCCTTGGTGATGTCCAGGTTTACCCCGAGAAAGGAACAGTTGCTTTCTCTGCTGGTTTGCATGGCTGGGCCTTTACACTGACAAACTTTGCAAAGATGTATGCGTCCAAATTTGGAGTTGACGAGTCAAAAATGATGGAACGGCTATGGGGTGAGAACTTCTTTGACCCAGCTACGAAGAAATGGACCAGCAAGAATACTGGCTCTCCCACCTGCAAGCGTGGTTTTGTTCAGTTTTGCTATGAACCTATCAAGCAGATTATCAACACTTGCATGAATGACCAGAAGGACAAACTGTGGCCCATGTTGACGAAACTTGGTGTCACCATGAAGTCGGAAGAGAAGGACTTAATGGGTAAGGCATTGATGAAACGTGTGATGCAGACCTGGCTTCCAGCAAGTAGTGCCCTATTGGAAATGATGATCTTTCACCTTCCCTCCCCATCCAAGGCCCAAAGGTATCGTGTTGAAAACTTGTATGAGGGTCCCCTTGATGATGCTTATGCTAATGCTATCAGGAACTGTGATCCTGATGGGCCTCTTATGCTATATGTATCAAAAATGATTCCTGCATCTGATAAGGGTAGGTTCTTTGCCTTTGGTCGGGTCTTTGCTGGAAGGGTCTCAACTGGTTTGAAGGTCAGAATCATGGGTCCCAACTTCGTGCCTGGGGAAAAGAAGGACTTGTATGTTAAGAGCGTGCAGAGAACTGTTATCTGGATGGGTAAGAAGCAGGAAACAGTTGAGGATGTGCCTTGTGGTAACACTGTTGCGTTGGTTGGTTTGGATCAATATATCACCAAGAACGCTACTTTGACAAACGAGAAGGAAGTTGATGCACACCCAATCCGAGCCATGAAGTTCTCTGTGTCACCTGTTGTGCGTGTGGCTGTTCAATGCAAGGTTGCCTCTGACCTTCCTAAGCTTGTTGAGGGCCTGAAACGTTTGGCCAAGTCAGATCCTATGGTCGTCTGTACTATTGAAGAGTCTGGGGAGCACATCATAGCCGGTGCTGGAGAGCTCCACCTTGAGATCTGTTTGAAGGATTTGCAGGATGATTTCATGGGTGGAGCGGAGATTATCAAGTCTGATCCTGTTGTCTCCTTCCGTGAGACAGTCCTTGAGAAGTCATGCCGTACTGTGATGAGCAAGTCGCCCAACAAGCATAACCGTCTGTACATGGAAGCACGTCCCATGGAAGAGGGGCTTGCAGAGGCCATTGATGATGGCCGCATCGGCCCAAGGGATGATCCTAAAGCTCGTTCCAAAATCTTGTCTGAGGAGTTTGGTTGGGATAAGGATCTAGCTAAGAAAATCTGGTGTTTTGGCCCTGAGACCACTGGCCCTAACATGGTGGTTGATATGTGTAAGGGAGTTCAGTACCTGAATGAAATTAAGGATTCTGTTGTTGCAGGGTTCCAGTGGGCATCTAAGGAAGGTGCATTGGCTGAAGAAAACATGAGGGGTATCTGCTTCGAAGTctgtgatgttgttcttcacgCTGATGCCATTCACAGAGGAGGTGGTCAGGTGATTCCAACTGCTAGGAGGGTTATTTATGCTTCCCAGATTACAGCCAAGCCCAGGCTTCTTGAGCCAGTATACCTGGTTGAGATCCAAGCTCCTGAGCAGGCACTTGGTGGTATCTACAGTGTTCTTAACCAGAAACGTGGGCATGTGTTTGAGGAAATTCAGAGGCCTGGTACCCCACTATACAACATCAAGGCATACCTTCCTGTCATTGAATCTTTCGGATTCTCAAGCACTTTGAGGGCTGCAACCTCAGGGCAAGCTTTCCCCCAATGTGTCTTTGATCACTGGGACATGATGGCATCAGATCCATTGGAAGCTGGATCACAGGCTTCTCAGCTTGTTGCAGACATCCGCAAGAGAAAGGGCTTGAAGGAGCAGATGACCCCGCTTTCCGAGTTCGAGGACAAGCTATaa